One Methylophilus sp. TWE2 DNA segment encodes these proteins:
- a CDS encoding YggS family pyridoxal phosphate-dependent enzyme has translation MTAISDNIALISQQIADAQNRFHATQTVTLCAVSKAQPAEAIRAAYQAGQTVFGENYLQEALTKQAQLQDCAIAWHFIGPIQSNKTQPIARHFDWVHSVDRLKIAQRLSDARPPEAAPLNICLQVNISEEASKSGASGQEVLELALNIKQLPRLQLRGLMAIPAPSSDFEQQRDQFRQVRALFDQLNSHGLQLDTLSMGMSGDFAAAIAEGATLVRVGSAIFGARPPKPQPDSATEGN, from the coding sequence ATGACCGCTATTTCTGACAACATTGCCTTAATCAGCCAGCAAATTGCTGATGCACAGAACCGTTTTCATGCAACACAAACGGTCACGCTCTGCGCGGTAAGCAAAGCGCAACCTGCTGAGGCGATCCGTGCTGCCTACCAAGCCGGTCAAACCGTATTTGGCGAAAACTATCTGCAAGAAGCCCTCACAAAGCAGGCGCAACTACAAGACTGTGCAATAGCATGGCACTTTATCGGCCCGATTCAAAGCAATAAAACACAGCCAATTGCCCGTCATTTCGACTGGGTACATTCGGTAGACCGCCTTAAAATTGCGCAACGACTATCAGATGCTCGGCCTCCAGAAGCGGCACCGCTGAATATTTGCCTGCAAGTGAACATTAGCGAAGAGGCAAGCAAAAGTGGTGCCAGTGGACAGGAAGTATTGGAACTCGCCTTAAATATCAAACAGTTGCCGCGCCTGCAACTGCGCGGCTTGATGGCGATTCCGGCCCCAAGCAGTGATTTTGAGCAACAGCGTGACCAATTTCGGCAGGTACGCGCGCTGTTTGATCAATTGAACAGCCATGGCCTGCAACTGGATACTTTATCCATGGGCATGAGCGGTGATTTTGCCGCCGCGATTGCCGAAGGCGCCACGCTGGTGCGTGTTGGCTCGGCTATTTTTGGCGCACGCCCGCCTAAACCTCAACCAGATTCAGCGACAGAAGGAAACTAA